From the Tenacibaculum dicentrarchi genome, the window TCAAGCAAATAATATCGGGTTTTGTGGCAATTTCATCCGAAGCAAAATTATTTCCTGTTTTTCCAAAACCAGTCATTACTTCATCGGCAATTGTTAAAATATTATTTTCTTTACAGAATTTTAAAATTTCGTTTAAATCTGAAGCTTCATGAATTTTCATTCCCGCAGCGCCTTGCACTAAAGGTTCGTAAATGAAACCAGCAATATCATTTTCAGAAATTATATTTTCTAGTTCTTTAATAATTTCATCATTATTTTTGCCATCAGGTACAGGAATACGTTTAATATCCATTAAAAAATCTTCAAAAGGACCATTGTAAGCCGATAAGCCAGAAACCGACATTGCGCCAAAAGTATCACCATGAAACCCATTTTCGAAAGCGATAAAAGTAGTTCGTTTTTCTTCTTTATTAAAATAGTATTGTAACGCCATTTTAATAGCTGCTTCAACTGCTGTTGAGCCATTGTCGTTAAAGAATATTCTATTTTGATTTTCAGGCAAAATTTTAATCAGTTCTTCGGATAATTTTACGGCAGGTTCGTGGGTGAAATCGCTAAACATTATTTGATCTAATGTTTGCATTTGTTTGTAAACACGACTTGTAATAAAATCGTTGCAATGCCCAAACATACAGGTGTACCACGATGAAATTGCATCAATATATTCATTGCCTTTTTCATCGGTTAAAATACATCCTTTTGCTTTTACAATTCCTAAACTGTCAGGGTGTGTTTGATGTTGTTTTAACGGATGCCATAAATGTTTTTTGTCTCTTTCTTGTAAATTCATTCGTTTATGTTTTGGCTAAGTTTTCTTTCTTTTATAAT encodes:
- the bioA gene encoding adenosylmethionine--8-amino-7-oxononanoate transaminase, with the translated sequence MNLQERDKKHLWHPLKQHQTHPDSLGIVKAKGCILTDEKGNEYIDAISSWYTCMFGHCNDFITSRVYKQMQTLDQIMFSDFTHEPAVKLSEELIKILPENQNRIFFNDNGSTAVEAAIKMALQYYFNKEEKRTTFIAFENGFHGDTFGAMSVSGLSAYNGPFEDFLMDIKRIPVPDGKNNDEIIKELENIISENDIAGFIYEPLVQGAAGMKIHEASDLNEILKFCKENNILTIADEVMTGFGKTGNNFASDEIATKPDIICLSKALTGGLVPMAITSCTEEIYSTFLSNDIAKGFFHCHTYSANPIACSAALATIELLQTKEIQDSIQFISNSHKDFEDKIKQHSKVASTRSKGVILAIDLKTNANRYGTLRDQLLKHFMNDGVFLRPLGNTIYIQPPYIITEKQLQKVYTTIQKVLDIF